From Pantoea sp. Aalb, one genomic window encodes:
- a CDS encoding DNA polymerase III subunit chi — MKNVTFYVMESDLFYNELTAVEILACTLIEKYWRDGNRILVSCENQEQATRLDDALWHHTANSFIPHNLAGIGPRYGAPIELTWPQHNSSLPRDLMISLLPYFSDFTTSFNQVIDFVPYQESLKKLARDRYKIYRELGFKLNIVVLS; from the coding sequence ATAAAAAATGTTACATTTTATGTAATGGAATCTGATTTATTTTATAATGAGTTAACCGCCGTAGAAATACTAGCATGTACTTTAATAGAAAAATATTGGCGTGATGGAAATCGTATTTTAGTTTCTTGCGAAAACCAAGAACAAGCTACTAGATTAGATGATGCACTGTGGCATCATACTGCTAATTCTTTTATACCACATAATTTAGCAGGTATAGGTCCACGTTACGGAGCACCAATTGAACTTACATGGCCACAACATAATAGCAGTTTACCAAGAGATTTAATGATCAGTTTATTACCGTATTTTTCAGATTTTACTACTTCTTTTAATCAAGTAATAGATTTCGTTCCTTACCAAGAATCTTTAAAAAAACTAGCACGTGATCGTTATAAAATATATCGCGAACTTGGTTTTAAATTAAATATAGTGGTTCTATCATAA
- the pepA gene encoding leucyl aminopeptidase: MEFSVKSGSPEKQRNACIVVGVFEPRRLSSIAEQLDKISEGYISALLRRGELEGKIGQTLLLHHVPNILSERILLIGCGKERELDECQYKKIIQKTINTLNDTGSMEAVCFLTELHVKGRNIYWKVRYAVETSKETLYHFDQLKSNKIALRRPLRKLLFNVPTRRELTNGERAIQHGLAIASGVKAAKDLSNMPPNICNAAYLASQACQLADEFSNKITTRIIGEQQMKELGMNAYLAVGSGSQNESLMSIIEYKGNFDSEIHPIVLVGKGLTFDSGGISIKPSQAMDEMKYDMCGAASVYGVMRMVAELNLPLNVIGILTGCENMLDGRSIRPGDVLTTMSGQTVEVLNTDAEGRLVLCDALTYVERFEPEVVIDIATLTGACMIALGHHFSGLWSNNHSIANELLSASEQSGDYAWRLPMTDEYNEQLISNFADMVNIGGRAGGAITAACFLSRFTRKFNWAHLDIAGTAWCSGKSKNATGRPVPMISQFLINRAGLNSDD; encoded by the coding sequence ATGGAGTTCAGTGTAAAAAGCGGTAGCCCAGAAAAACAACGTAATGCGTGCATTGTTGTAGGAGTTTTTGAACCACGTCGTCTTTCATCTATTGCTGAGCAATTAGATAAAATTAGTGAAGGTTATATTAGTGCTTTACTACGCCGTGGTGAGTTAGAAGGTAAAATAGGCCAAACATTACTACTACACCATGTACCAAATATTTTATCTGAGCGAATTTTACTTATCGGATGTGGTAAAGAAAGAGAGTTAGATGAATGCCAATACAAAAAAATAATTCAAAAAACAATTAATACATTAAATGATACTGGATCAATGGAAGCTGTATGTTTTTTAACTGAATTGCATGTTAAAGGACGAAATATTTATTGGAAAGTAAGATATGCAGTTGAAACTTCAAAAGAAACATTGTATCATTTTGATCAATTAAAAAGTAATAAAATAGCTCTTCGACGTCCTTTACGTAAACTACTTTTTAACGTGCCAACACGTAGAGAATTAACTAATGGTGAACGTGCTATTCAACACGGATTAGCTATTGCTTCTGGTGTGAAAGCTGCTAAAGATTTAAGCAATATGCCACCTAATATTTGTAATGCTGCATATTTGGCTTCGCAAGCATGTCAATTAGCTGATGAATTCAGTAATAAAATAACTACTCGCATCATTGGAGAACAGCAAATGAAAGAGCTTGGCATGAATGCTTATTTAGCAGTCGGTTCAGGCTCACAAAATGAATCTTTAATGTCAATTATAGAATACAAAGGTAATTTTGATTCTGAGATACATCCTATTGTATTAGTAGGTAAAGGTTTAACTTTTGATTCTGGAGGTATTTCAATAAAACCATCTCAAGCAATGGATGAAATGAAATATGATATGTGTGGTGCAGCATCAGTATATGGTGTAATGCGCATGGTTGCAGAATTAAATTTACCCTTGAATGTCATTGGAATATTAACTGGTTGTGAAAATATGCTAGATGGACGATCAATACGCCCAGGAGATGTCTTAACTACTATGTCTGGACAGACAGTAGAAGTACTAAATACCGATGCTGAAGGTCGCTTAGTACTATGTGATGCTCTGACTTACGTCGAACGTTTTGAACCAGAAGTAGTAATTGATATCGCTACATTAACTGGAGCTTGCATGATAGCATTAGGTCATCATTTTAGTGGATTGTGGTCAAATAATCATTCTATAGCAAATGAACTCTTAAGTGCATCTGAACAATCTGGTGATTATGCTTGGCGTTTGCCGATGACTGATGAATATAATGAACAACTAATATCTAATTTTGCTGATATGGTAAATATTGGAGGCCGTGCAGGAGGAGCAATTACTGCAGCATGTTTTCTTTCACGTTTTACTCGTAAATTTAATTGGGCACATTTAGATATTGCCGGTACTGCTTGGTGTTCTGGTAAGTCTAAAAATGCAACTGGACGTCCAGTACCGATGATTTCACAGTTTCTCATAAATCGTGCTGGTTTAAATAGTGACGATTAA